In one window of Deltaproteobacteria bacterium DNA:
- a CDS encoding superoxide dismutase, translated as MKRYEPKQFTRLKGLSGISDGLLQDHFKLYEGYVKNVNEITAQLEALAKEGKAKGTNPAFAELTRWLGFEYGGMVLHELYFGNLAPEPDALNKGGPLAQALAQGFGSVEAWLDDFKAIAVMRGVGWAIAYQNPENRQISNHWITLHNDGHPPGFKPIVVMDAWEHAFVPDYKATERAKYIDAYFRNLDWRSCEGRLIK; from the coding sequence ATGAAACGGTACGAGCCGAAGCAGTTCACGAGGCTGAAGGGTCTGTCGGGAATCTCCGACGGTCTGTTGCAGGACCACTTCAAGCTCTACGAGGGATACGTCAAGAACGTCAACGAGATCACTGCCCAGCTGGAAGCGCTCGCCAAGGAAGGCAAGGCCAAGGGCACCAATCCGGCGTTCGCGGAGCTCACCCGCTGGCTCGGATTCGAGTACGGCGGCATGGTGCTGCACGAGCTCTACTTCGGGAACCTCGCGCCCGAGCCCGACGCGCTGAACAAGGGCGGTCCGCTGGCGCAAGCGCTGGCGCAGGGCTTCGGCAGCGTCGAGGCCTGGCTGGACGATTTCAAGGCCATCGCCGTCATGCGCGGCGTCGGCTGGGCCATCGCCTACCAGAACCCCGAGAATCGCCAGATCTCGAATCACTGGATCACGCTGCACAACGACGGCCATCCCCCCGGGTTCAAGCCGATCGTGGTCATGGACGCGTGGGAGCACGCGTTCGTCCCCGACTACAAAGCCACGGAGCGCGCCAAATACATCGACGCGTACTTCCGGAACCTGGACTGGCGCTCTTGCGAGGGGCGGCTGATCAAGTAA
- a CDS encoding urate hydroxylase PuuD: protein MDSNVAEWLNLVFRWIHVLAGVMWIGHLWFFNFVNAQLAKTYDPDSRKKVIPELMPRALYWFRWGAAYTWVTGILLLWVVYWAGNAMGNDRMSSYGSGGIGLLIVIICFAIYDVLWKNMKNETTGMIVSLVLFAVVVFIFHLFMGGRAIFIYAGGLLGTIMAANVWMRIWPNQRKIIAGVKGTGPAADPSVAALAGLRSKHNTYMSMPLIFFMVANHFPTVYGSDYAWVVAVVFVIIGWGITKFLFNKSGTPAPARF, encoded by the coding sequence ATGGATTCGAATGTCGCCGAGTGGTTGAACCTCGTCTTCCGCTGGATCCACGTACTCGCGGGCGTGATGTGGATTGGCCATCTCTGGTTCTTCAACTTCGTCAACGCCCAGCTGGCGAAGACGTACGACCCGGATTCCCGCAAGAAGGTGATTCCCGAGCTGATGCCGCGCGCGCTCTACTGGTTCCGCTGGGGCGCCGCATACACCTGGGTCACCGGCATCCTCCTGCTCTGGGTGGTGTACTGGGCAGGCAATGCGATGGGCAACGACCGCATGTCCAGCTACGGGTCCGGAGGCATCGGACTCCTGATCGTGATCATCTGCTTCGCGATCTACGACGTGCTCTGGAAGAACATGAAGAACGAGACCACCGGGATGATCGTCTCCCTGGTCCTCTTCGCCGTGGTGGTCTTCATCTTCCACCTCTTCATGGGCGGGCGCGCGATCTTCATCTACGCGGGCGGCCTGCTTGGCACCATCATGGCGGCCAACGTCTGGATGCGGATCTGGCCCAACCAGCGGAAGATCATCGCCGGCGTGAAGGGGACCGGGCCCGCGGCCGATCCATCGGTGGCCGCTCTGGCCGGCCTGCGCAGCAAGCACAACACGTACATGTCGATGCCGCTGATCTTCTTCATGGTCGCGAATCACTTTCCGACCGTGTACGGCAGCGATTACGCCTGGGTCGTCGCGGTCGTCTTCGTGATCATCGGCTGGGGAATCACCAAGTTCCTCTTCAACAAGTCGGGAACGCCGGCCCCGGCGCGGTTCTAG
- a CDS encoding RluA family pseudouridine synthase, translating to MGRRGRLRDHRLGNHQVPLQQVGNAGPGAVLGDCRSAEREPDQRCALLGRQAQRPARGQDRSAARGRDLPQGRAEDRLEEAPGRGPRLRLRPGIWRAGAGDDRRRERAAHPPRSRRRGAGPQGGVLRPRRRTRRNGLLGIEQVSRPGRGEGLRRPPSRLRLVADRDEPLLDFVLRRGAIGEETAREAILRGGAFVRGKRVKELACAVRAGDRVELALRSSRASPVGKDRILHLDAEVVAIDKPAGVAAQEDLAGGDTLPQLCSALLREMGEQQTQALLVHRLDRGTTGVTLLARTRRAQSALLGEFREHRVRKEYRALVSPAPSADTGIADGPVASRPALTRWRVMERHRSSAMIAALPETGRTHQIRVHLLALGCPLLGDKAHGGPAFLTTAAGVRHDFGRPMLHALSLELRHPGGSPLHIEAPLPADFEAARAFLRTWSAAPD from the coding sequence CTGGGTCGTCGCGGTCGTCTTCGTGATCATCGGCTGGGGAATCACCAAGTTCCTCTTCAACAAGTCGGGAACGCCGGCCCCGGCGCGGTTCTAGGAGATTGCCGCAGTGCAGAGCGTGAACCTGATCAGCGATGCGCGTTACTCGGACGACAAGCCCAACGTCCTGCACGCGGTCAAGACCGATCAGCTGCTCGTGGACGGGATCTACCTCAAGGCCGGGCAGAGGACCGGCTGGAAGAAGCACCCGGACGCGGACCGCGCCTTCGTCTGCGTCCAGGGATCTGGAGAGCTGGTGCTGGAGACGACCGCCGCCGGGAACGAGCTGCGCATCCCCCTCGGTCCCGGCGCCGTGGCGCTGGCCCCCAGGGCGGTGTTCTTCGACCTCGTCGCCGGACCAGAAGGAATGGTCTGCTCGGCATTGAGCAAGTTTCCCGTCCGGGTCGTGGAGAAGGGCTGAGGCGCCCACCCTCCCGGCTCCGGCTGGTTGCCGATCGCGACGAGCCGCTGCTCGACTTCGTCCTCCGCCGGGGCGCCATTGGCGAAGAGACCGCGCGCGAAGCGATCTTGCGGGGAGGCGCGTTCGTTCGCGGCAAACGGGTGAAGGAGCTCGCGTGCGCCGTGCGGGCCGGCGATCGGGTCGAGCTGGCATTGCGCTCTTCGCGGGCGTCTCCGGTCGGCAAGGACCGCATCCTGCATCTCGACGCCGAAGTCGTCGCCATCGACAAGCCCGCCGGCGTCGCGGCGCAGGAGGATCTCGCCGGGGGCGACACGTTGCCGCAGCTGTGCAGCGCACTCTTGCGAGAGATGGGGGAACAGCAGACGCAGGCGTTGCTCGTGCACCGCCTCGACCGCGGGACGACCGGGGTGACTTTGCTGGCGCGCACGCGGCGGGCCCAGTCGGCGCTGCTCGGCGAATTTCGCGAGCACCGCGTCCGCAAGGAATATCGCGCTCTGGTCTCGCCGGCGCCGTCGGCGGACACAGGCATCGCCGACGGCCCCGTTGCATCGCGGCCGGCGTTGACGCGGTGGCGCGTCATGGAGCGCCATCGGAGCTCGGCGATGATCGCAGCGCTGCCGGAGACCGGGCGCACGCACCAGATCCGCGTGCACCTGCTCGCGCTCGGATGCCCCTTGCTCGGAGACAAGGCGCACGGCGGCCCCGCCTTCCTCACCACGGCCGCCGGCGTGCGGCATGACTTCGGGCGCCCGATGCTCCACGCGCTCTCGCTGGAATTGCGCCATCCCGGGGGCAGCCCGCTGCACATCGAGGCGCCCCTGCCGGCCGACTTCGAGGCGGCGCGCGCTTTCTTGCGCACCTGGAGCGCCGCGCCGGATTGA